In Aegilops tauschii subsp. strangulata cultivar AL8/78 chromosome 3, Aet v6.0, whole genome shotgun sequence, one genomic interval encodes:
- the LOC109742845 gene encoding uncharacterized protein, which translates to MLSSPEIGPPSENKPMISPPPFPSVPPPQETPQPTTADPLEPAQSDHAESTPPPHPGVTATSPEAYESTVSAPAHGKKREAGRPPSLSASPALEATKLEQHASPLPPPAAEAFPEAATTEASPSPSHQIVAASVAETPSPPTPSSPPASTAGALSDGSLADSAAMVSEEAGRLPAALESMDANLPTAPAPLTLPLKSEPEGLLPQQHRRPPWPTVLPGCENFEHSQPPSPRPPQVEAAHGLPDAAQTNAIAVTSEEPGAPSACKSDSEGSFEVAMHIPLSSPTEAEPCSPDVAPPGFEKFKFSWPPLPPPNLSVETAHSLLNPAVPEGVANPVPVLETMDTKAVAALNLPLPSSESGAEEPLWQPLLRSPSTITQAEPCSPDMPPPGFENFKLSCMPLSNENTYASSDVIATKAVAVTPEEAVLPVPTLEAIDVETDSACNLLPPLGSKLEGLLKQPLLRSTTPVAESPPCSPQIAPPGFESFRSSWQPLSTPPSGTAFIMPDAAVMPLPVTLEEAAGSPPALEAMDVDMNAIHPLTVPLESGVEGSLQEPQPRPPSPISQDVPSSPDMAPPGFENFKSSQLLLPSPVFSQTAYTLHDSTTTIAEYVLEEAAQLSPALETIDVKMETSPESGAEGSLPQQMHWRPSPKENSTACSPEMVPSGHENLQPLPYPAFLPQAQTPDVVATGAVIGALDQMHHPAPVLGTIEEGTSPILSPPLESGSLPQLEPQMNSVTAHVVDTPMHVPATDCVAVNSEGTVLPLPALQAMVTNMDSATTSLPRFENGAEGSLPQLRQQSSSPNVQAAPCSLDAVELLPPPPPPFVNKEVGQMVCGSCRELIAYPRGAVHVQCAACRTVNLVVEAHEVGNVHCGRCEILLMYPFGAPAVKCSLCLFVTEIGERNVRPRISVEQVTPHQQELANQV; encoded by the exons ATGCTTAGCTCACCGGAGATAGGGCCACCGTCGGAGAACAAGCCGATGATTTCACCACCACCATTCCCTTCCGTACCACCTCCCCAAGAAACCCCCCAACCTACCACCGCAGATCCGCTGGAGCCAGCCCAATCTGATCACGCCGAGTCGACTCCACCGCCGCATCCAGGCGTCACCGCGACGTCTCCGGAAGCTTACGAATCTACGGTGTCGGCGCCGGCGCACGGAAAAAAGCGAGAGGCGGGCAGGCCGCCTTCGCTCTCCGCCTCACCTGCTCTCGAAGCCACCAAACTGGAGCAGCACGCTTCGCCTTTGCCGCCGCCAGCGGCCGAGGCTTTCCCCGAGGCAGCGACCACGGAGGCATCGCCTTCTCCCTCGCACCAAATCGTGGCGGCCTCGGTGGCGGAAACTCCATCGCCGCCAACCCCATCTAGTCCTCCAGCTTCGACCGCAGGCGCCCTGTCGGATGGGTCACTCGCTGATTCGGCCGCAATGGTGTCCGAGGAAGCCGGCCGGCTACCCGCTGCGCTCGAATCGATGGACGCCAACCTGCCCACTGCTCCTGCACCGCTGACGCTACCATTGAAGAGTGAACCAGAGGGGTTGTTGCCACAACAGCATCGGCGACCACCTTGGCCTACGGTGCTTCCAGGGTGTGAAAATTTCGAGCACTCACAGCCGCCTTCTCCTCGTCCTCCCCAGGTTGAAGCTGCACATGGCTTGCCAGATGCGGCCCAGACCAATGCAATTGCAGTGACCTCGGAAGAGCCTGGCGCGCCGTCAGCATGTAAGAGTGACTCTGAGGGGTCATTTGAAGTAGCAATGCATATACCACTTTCTTCCCCAACGGAGGCTGAACCCTGTTCGCCGGACGTGGCGCCTCCCGGGTTTGAGAAATTTAAATTTTCATGGCCGCCACTACCCCCTCCCAACCTGTCAGTCGAAACTGCACACTCATTGCTAAATCCGGCTGTGCCGGAGGGGGTGGCTAATCCAGTGCCTGTATTGGAGACTATGGACACAAAAGCAGTCGCTGCACTTAACCTGCCACTGCCATCATCGGAGAGTGGGGCAGAGGAGCCATTGTGGCAGCCACTGCTGAGATCACCTTCTACCATCACACAAGCTGAGCCCTGCTCACCAGATATGCCACCTCCTGGGTTTGAGAATTTCAAGTTGTCATGCATGCCACTATCCAATGAAAACACATATGCCTCGTCCGATGTGATCGCCACCAAGGCAGTGGCAGTGACACCTGAGGAGGCGGTGTTACCAGTGCCAACATTGGAGGCAATAGATGTCGAGACAGACAGTGCGTGCAACTTGCTGCCACCATTGGGGAGCAAGTTGGAAGGGTTATTGAAACAGCCATTATTGAGATCAACTACTCCAGTTGCAGAGTCTCCTCCTTGTTCACCGCAGATTGCACCGCCCGGGTTTGAGAGTTTTAGATCGTCATGGCAACCATTATCCACGCCTCCGTCTGGGACTGCATTTATCATGCCAGATGCTGCTGTGATGCCATTGCCCGTGACATTGGAGGAAGCAGCTGGATCACCACCTGCATTGGAGGCAATGGATGTGGACATGAATGCCATACATCCACTAACGGTACCTTTAGAGAGTGGAGTGGAAGGATCGCTGCAAGAGCCACAGCCAAGACCACCTTCTCCTATTTCGCAAGATGTGCCCAGTTCGCCAGATATGGCACCTCCAGGGTTTGAGAATTTTAAGTCATCACAGCTACTGCTACCATCTCCAGTCTTCTCACAGACTGCATACACCTTACACGATTCCACCACCACTATAGCTGAATATGTGTTGGAGGAAGCAGCTCAGCTATCACCTGCATTAGAAACAATTGATGTGAAAATGGAGACATCGCCGGAGAGTGGAGCAGAGGGGTCATTACCACAACAAATGCACTGGCGGCCATCTCCTAAGGAGAACAGTACTGCTTGTTCACCAGAGATGGTGCCTTCAGGGCATGAGAACTTGCAGCCTTTGCCATATCCTGCTTTTCTTCCTCAGGCTCAGACCCCAGATGTGGTTGCCACTGGGGCAGTCATAGGGGCATTGGACCAAATGCATCATCCAGCGCCTGTACTGGGGACAATTGAAGAGGGCACATCACCCATTCTGTCACCACCGTTGGAGAGCGGGTCATTGCCACAGCTAGAGCCACAGATGAATTCTGTTACAGCACATGTTGTGGACACCCCGATGCATGTACCTGCCACAGATTGTGTTGCAGTTAACTCAGAGGGAACAGTTCTGCCACTGCCTGCATTGCAGGCGATGGTTACAAACATGGACAGTGCAACTACATCGCTCCCGCGATTTGAGAATGGAGCAGAGGGGTCATTGCCCCAGCTAAGGCAGCAGTCATCTTCTCCAAATGTTCAGGCCGCACCTTGTTCATTGGACGCGGTGGAACTTCTGCCACCACCCCCACCTCCTTTCGTTAACAAAG AAGTAGGTCAAATGGTGTGTGGAAGCTGCCGTGAACTTATTGCTTATCCTAGAGGTGCTGTTCATGTACAGTGTGCTGCCTGTCGGACAGTAAACCTAGTAGTGGAAG CACATGAAGTTGGGAATGTACACTGTGGACGATGTGAGATATTGCTGATGTATCCTTTTGGGGCTCCTGCTGTTAAATGTTCTTTGTGTCTTTTTGTCACTGAAATTGGA GAGCGAAACGTTCGTCCTCGGATATCAGTCGAGCAGGTTACACCTCACCAACAAGAGCTGGCTAACCAGGTCTAG